In Candidatus Liberimonas magnetica, one DNA window encodes the following:
- the plsX gene encoding phosphate acyltransferase PlsX, with protein MRLALDAMGGDNAPLVTTEGAVMAAKELKHDIILVGNESVLNLELAKYRTKNLPISVYNTTETIGMDELPAQAVRQKKDSSMVVASRLVSEGKADAFVSAGNSGAAMAAALLSLKRITGVSRPAIATAIPTLKGISLLLDVGANVDCKPKHLLQFALMGKIFLQEVFNIANPKVGVLSIGEEDSKGNELSLATFDLIKKTDLNFIGNIEGSDIPKGKADVVVCDGFVGNVVLKFGEGVAEMMLKLVKEEFKAHPIAWASLPFLWAALKDLRKKVDYTEYGGAPLLGVDGVCVISHGSSNAKAIKNALRAAARSVEKKINSTISTEIAKYGLEQ; from the coding sequence ATGCGTTTAGCTCTGGATGCAATGGGCGGTGACAATGCCCCACTTGTAACAACCGAAGGTGCTGTAATGGCCGCCAAAGAACTAAAACACGACATCATCCTTGTAGGAAACGAGTCTGTTTTGAATCTTGAACTGGCTAAATACAGAACAAAGAACCTTCCCATATCTGTCTATAACACAACTGAAACCATAGGGATGGATGAACTTCCGGCTCAAGCCGTTAGGCAAAAAAAGGATTCATCTATGGTCGTTGCGTCCCGGCTTGTCTCTGAAGGCAAGGCGGATGCCTTTGTTTCAGCCGGAAATTCTGGTGCGGCTATGGCCGCAGCCTTACTGAGTTTAAAAAGAATAACCGGCGTTTCAAGGCCAGCCATAGCTACAGCTATCCCTACACTCAAAGGCATAAGCTTACTTTTAGATGTAGGGGCAAATGTAGATTGTAAACCCAAACATCTTTTGCAGTTCGCTCTGATGGGCAAGATATTTTTGCAGGAAGTTTTTAACATTGCTAACCCAAAGGTCGGTGTTTTAAGCATTGGTGAAGAAGATTCCAAGGGGAACGAACTGTCCCTTGCGACTTTTGACCTTATAAAAAAAACAGACCTTAATTTTATTGGTAATATAGAAGGTTCGGACATACCGAAAGGGAAAGCAGATGTTGTGGTTTGTGACGGTTTTGTAGGCAACGTTGTACTAAAGTTCGGCGAAGGTGTCGCTGAAATGATGTTAAAGCTCGTAAAAGAAGAATTTAAGGCGCACCCTATAGCCTGGGCATCGCTCCCTTTCCTGTGGGCTGCTTTAAAAGACCTTAGAAAGAAAGTCGATTATACGGAATACGGAGGCGCTCCTCTTTTAGGTGTAGACGGGGTATGCGTAATATCTCACGGAAGTTCAAATGCTAAAGCCATAAAGAACGCTTTAAGGGCAGCAGCGCGGTCCGTTGAAAAGAAGATAAACAGTACTATTTCTACGGAAATAGCAAAATACGGGCTTGAACAATAA
- a CDS encoding NAD(P)-binding protein produces MSKTVIIGAGISGLSCAFFLKKPYIIIEKEGRPGGLCKSFSFDGFTFDHSGHFFHVKNKEIKSLILRLMKNNIAKIERNAFIFSNERFIPFPFQANLFNLPAHIKNECLQGFINKPAKDNADRIESFYKWSLETFGKGITKYFMKPYNEKLWTVPAKELTSEWVAPFVPQPTLQEVKSGAKKAQAKRFGYNSYFYYPRKGGCQAFIDALVPHVKNLELGVSSKKIDTLKKIIFTSDGRKIHYDNIISTQPLNLLLGQVASLPPKIKGLAKKLRWNSVTCINIGIKKHFCNQKILNNKHWVYYPDKDYVFYRAGVYSNIMPGSTQRDSSSFYIEISHKPGAKIDKNRILSKTIKGLIDSRLIRSTNDIEVVNWLDIPYAYVIYDRNRAETVENIHKYLTARNIFSIGRYGAWKYSFMEESMLDAIKIIKEIR; encoded by the coding sequence ATGTCTAAAACAGTTATTATAGGCGCAGGTATCTCAGGTCTTTCGTGCGCTTTTTTTCTCAAAAAACCGTATATAATAATTGAAAAAGAAGGCAGGCCGGGAGGCCTATGCAAATCCTTCAGTTTTGACGGTTTTACGTTCGATCATTCAGGCCATTTTTTTCATGTAAAGAACAAGGAAATAAAGTCGCTTATATTGCGGCTGATGAAAAATAATATCGCAAAAATAGAAAGGAATGCATTCATATTCTCAAATGAAAGGTTCATACCTTTCCCGTTCCAGGCCAACCTCTTTAACCTGCCAGCGCATATAAAAAATGAGTGCCTGCAGGGTTTTATAAATAAACCTGCGAAAGACAACGCTGACCGGATAGAAAGTTTTTATAAATGGTCTCTGGAAACTTTCGGTAAAGGCATCACAAAATATTTCATGAAGCCTTATAACGAAAAACTCTGGACTGTCCCGGCGAAAGAGCTGACCTCCGAGTGGGTCGCGCCTTTTGTGCCCCAGCCTACGCTGCAAGAGGTAAAAAGCGGGGCCAAAAAAGCCCAGGCCAAGAGGTTCGGGTATAACTCCTATTTTTATTACCCGAGAAAAGGCGGGTGCCAGGCCTTTATAGATGCGCTGGTACCTCATGTAAAGAACCTCGAACTGGGGGTAAGTTCAAAAAAGATAGATACTTTAAAAAAGATCATATTTACGTCGGACGGGCGGAAAATACATTATGACAACATAATATCCACCCAGCCGCTCAACCTGCTTTTAGGTCAGGTAGCAAGCCTCCCGCCAAAAATAAAAGGCCTGGCTAAAAAACTCAGATGGAATTCCGTTACCTGTATAAATATAGGCATAAAAAAACATTTTTGTAACCAGAAAATCCTGAACAATAAACATTGGGTATATTATCCCGATAAAGACTATGTGTTTTACAGGGCCGGTGTTTATTCGAATATTATGCCGGGATCTACGCAGCGCGATTCCAGCTCGTTTTATATTGAGATAAGCCATAAACCCGGCGCGAAAATAGATAAAAACCGCATCCTGTCGAAAACGATTAAAGGGCTCATTGATTCAAGGCTGATCAGGTCTACCAACGATATAGAAGTGGTAAACTGGCTCGATATACCTTATGCCTACGTAATATACGACAGGAACAGGGCAGAAACCGTTGAAAATATCCACAAATACCTCACTGCCAGAAATATATTTTCTATAGGAAGATACGGAGCCTGGAAGTACTCGTTCATGGAAGAGTCCATGCTCGATGCGATAAAAATAATTAAAGAAATCCGATGA
- a CDS encoding DUF177 domain-containing protein, whose protein sequence is MEHLKVKTSHLQELSEISDQIDPYSCKDLFDSVKSQKLKLVFSIKKFEKELLLKGNIIGYFGLECSRCLEVSDWPVNVNFMQAYSSSVEEINVGEEARQVLLLNIPQKPLCKNDCDGLCPKCGKNLNSGKCSCKIETNDLRWEKLKDILKK, encoded by the coding sequence ATGGAGCATCTAAAAGTTAAAACTTCTCATTTACAAGAACTGAGTGAAATAAGCGATCAGATAGATCCTTATTCATGCAAAGACCTTTTTGACAGCGTAAAATCACAAAAACTTAAGCTTGTGTTTTCAATAAAGAAGTTTGAAAAAGAGCTTTTACTAAAAGGTAATATTATCGGTTATTTCGGGCTGGAATGCTCAAGGTGCCTTGAAGTAAGCGATTGGCCCGTTAACGTGAATTTTATGCAGGCATACTCCAGTTCCGTAGAAGAAATAAATGTGGGGGAAGAAGCAAGGCAGGTGCTGCTTTTAAATATCCCTCAAAAACCGTTATGCAAAAATGATTGTGACGGGCTTTGCCCGAAATGCGGGAAGAATTTAAATAGCGGAAAGTGCAGTTGCAAAATTGAAACTAACGACCTTAGATGGGAAAAACTGAAAGATATCTTAAAGAAATAG
- a CDS encoding glycosyltransferase family 4 protein: MNKIKVCHIITKLELGGAQQNTLYTLERLNKEEFDTILISGTGGILDDEALAISKTKVYFVNCLVREIAPIKDICALINLFSILKKEKPAIVHTHSSKAGILGRLAAFIAGVPVIIHTFHGFGFHSFQKFPVRMLYIFLERVTAKISDKLIAVSKENIEKGLGNNIGLKEQYALIRSGIKIDKYKDSKGNTEEKKKELNIPDGVKVIITIGPFKPQKNLMDFVDVANQVYNAYDKCIFLIVGDGEERKKIEKAINSLNLTDKIKLLGWRRDIPELLNISNLFVMTSLWEGLPRACLEAMCCGLPVVANSVDGLRDIVANEENGFLSEPGATSRMAENIARLLKNQELADKMGKRSKELIGQDFDIDHMVKQQEELYKSLTISIGKNN; this comes from the coding sequence ATGAATAAAATAAAGGTATGCCATATAATAACAAAGCTGGAATTGGGCGGAGCCCAGCAGAATACCCTGTATACGCTTGAACGTCTCAATAAAGAGGAATTCGATACAATACTTATCTCGGGCACAGGAGGTATTTTAGATGACGAGGCTTTGGCTATTTCAAAGACGAAAGTATATTTTGTAAACTGCCTTGTACGAGAGATAGCTCCTATAAAAGATATCTGTGCGCTTATAAATCTTTTTTCTATATTGAAAAAAGAAAAACCCGCTATAGTCCACACGCACTCGTCCAAAGCAGGTATCCTGGGCAGGCTAGCTGCTTTCATCGCAGGGGTTCCTGTCATAATACATACCTTTCATGGTTTTGGTTTCCATTCTTTTCAAAAATTTCCGGTAAGGATGCTCTATATCTTTTTAGAACGAGTGACTGCTAAAATAAGCGACAAGCTGATAGCGGTTTCAAAAGAAAATATTGAAAAAGGCCTTGGAAATAATATAGGTTTAAAAGAACAATATGCCCTTATAAGGAGCGGGATAAAAATAGATAAATATAAGGATAGTAAGGGAAATACCGAAGAAAAGAAAAAAGAATTGAATATACCGGATGGAGTGAAGGTTATAATCACAATAGGGCCTTTTAAGCCGCAGAAAAACCTTATGGATTTTGTTGACGTAGCAAATCAGGTTTACAACGCTTACGATAAATGTATTTTTCTTATAGTGGGTGACGGGGAAGAAAGGAAAAAGATAGAAAAAGCTATTAACAGCCTTAACCTGACAGATAAAATAAAGCTTCTTGGCTGGCGCAGGGATATACCGGAACTGCTTAACATTTCGAACCTGTTCGTTATGACTTCTCTTTGGGAAGGGCTGCCCAGGGCTTGCCTTGAAGCGATGTGCTGCGGCCTTCCTGTCGTAGCAAACTCAGTAGACGGTTTAAGAGACATAGTAGCGAACGAAGAAAATGGTTTTTTGAGCGAGCCTGGCGCTACTTCAAGAATGGCTGAAAATATCGCAAGGCTCCTGAAGAATCAGGAGTTAGCCGATAAAATGGGAAAACGGTCAAAGGAACTCATAGGCCAGGATTTTGATATAGACCACATGGTAAAACAGCAGGAAGAACTATATAAAAGCTTAACGATTTCAATAGGAAAAAACAATTAG
- a CDS encoding isocitrate/isopropylmalate dehydrogenase family protein, translated as MAKYNISLIQGDGTGPELAEVTKKVVDATGVGINWEVVEAGVDAQQKYGTPLPKDTLDSIRKNKVALKAPATTPIGTGFRSVNVAIRKELDLYACLRPCKTYTGVSSKYENIDLVVVRENTEDLYAGVEFLPDSKEAVEITKLAPAKIYPHSAISIKPISKFASQRIVEYAFDYALKNKRKKVTAVAKANIMKYTDGLFFDTAREVAKKYEGRIEYEERLIDNMCMQLVQKPQLYDVMVLPNLYGDILSDLCAGLVGGLGVAPGANIGKDCAVFEAVHGSAPKYKGLNKVNPTALILSAKLMLEYLGEKEASERLERAVSEVIKEKKTVTYDLGGTAKTTEMAEEIIKKLK; from the coding sequence ATGGCAAAGTACAATATATCTTTAATTCAAGGTGACGGCACAGGGCCTGAACTTGCTGAAGTTACCAAAAAAGTGGTAGATGCAACAGGTGTAGGGATAAACTGGGAAGTGGTAGAAGCCGGGGTAGATGCACAGCAAAAATACGGTACCCCGCTTCCAAAAGATACCCTTGATTCCATACGCAAGAACAAAGTAGCGTTAAAAGCTCCGGCTACAACCCCTATAGGCACAGGGTTTCGTTCTGTAAATGTAGCTATAAGAAAGGAACTTGACCTGTACGCTTGTTTGAGGCCCTGTAAAACCTATACGGGTGTCAGTTCAAAATATGAAAATATAGATCTTGTAGTGGTAAGAGAAAATACAGAGGACCTCTATGCTGGAGTAGAATTCCTGCCGGATTCCAAGGAAGCCGTTGAAATAACAAAACTTGCCCCGGCTAAAATATACCCTCATTCCGCCATTTCGATAAAACCTATTTCGAAGTTCGCTTCCCAGAGGATCGTTGAGTATGCCTTTGACTATGCCCTGAAAAATAAAAGAAAAAAAGTTACGGCTGTGGCAAAAGCCAATATCATGAAATATACCGACGGGCTTTTCTTCGATACTGCAAGAGAAGTGGCAAAAAAATATGAGGGCAGGATCGAGTACGAAGAAAGGCTTATAGATAATATGTGTATGCAGCTGGTCCAGAAACCTCAACTGTATGATGTTATGGTTTTACCCAACCTTTACGGTGATATTCTGTCAGACCTGTGTGCAGGGCTTGTCGGCGGCCTTGGCGTAGCACCGGGAGCTAATATAGGGAAGGATTGTGCGGTTTTTGAGGCTGTACACGGTTCAGCTCCGAAATATAAAGGCCTAAATAAAGTTAACCCGACAGCTCTAATTCTTTCTGCAAAACTCATGCTTGAATACCTGGGCGAAAAAGAAGCATCTGAAAGACTGGAAAGAGCCGTATCAGAAGTCATCAAAGAAAAGAAAACAGTGACTTATGACCTGGGCGGTACGGCAAAAACAACGGAAATGGCAGAAGAGATAATTAAAAAACTTAAATGA
- a CDS encoding acetate kinase: MKALVLNCGSSSVKYTFYDMEDEKRLSTGLVECIGLPEAYFKYQSSGEPEVKEPCKAVDHVSAVDLILKNLIESKQKVINDIHEITVIGHRVVHGGEKFSDSVMINDEVMNDIKECFVMAPLHNPHNYEGIDACQKLLPGIPQVAVFDTAFHQSIPNYAYFYALPYSLYKKYNIRKYGFHGTSHMYVAKRAAEILNLPFDKTKIITCHLGNGCSITAINNGQSLDTSMGFTPLEGLVMGTRCGDIDPAIIIHLLTHENITAEDLYILLNKKSGLLGISGLTNDMRTILKSAAVGNERAKLAIDVFCYRIKKYIASYIGVLNGLDVLIFTAGIGENSPTIREKSCQDLDYLGISLDNNSNNNVISEPGLISKQGAKVKVMVIPTNEELKIARESIKVLTNK; encoded by the coding sequence ATGAAAGCATTGGTTCTAAATTGCGGGTCATCATCTGTAAAATATACTTTTTATGATATGGAAGACGAGAAGAGGCTTTCCACAGGTCTTGTGGAATGCATAGGGCTTCCTGAAGCATATTTTAAATATCAAAGTTCTGGAGAACCAGAAGTTAAAGAGCCCTGCAAAGCTGTTGACCATGTTTCAGCAGTAGACCTGATATTAAAAAACCTTATTGAATCAAAGCAGAAAGTTATAAACGACATACACGAAATAACCGTCATAGGTCACAGGGTAGTCCACGGCGGCGAAAAATTCTCTGATTCTGTCATGATCAACGATGAAGTCATGAACGATATAAAAGAATGTTTTGTTATGGCGCCGCTGCATAACCCTCACAATTATGAAGGGATAGATGCCTGCCAGAAACTTTTGCCGGGCATACCTCAGGTCGCTGTCTTTGACACGGCTTTTCATCAATCTATACCGAATTATGCATATTTTTATGCCTTACCGTATTCTTTATATAAGAAATATAATATAAGAAAATACGGTTTCCACGGCACATCTCATATGTATGTGGCTAAAAGGGCGGCCGAAATATTGAACCTGCCTTTCGATAAGACAAAAATAATCACTTGCCACCTTGGAAACGGATGCAGTATTACTGCAATAAACAACGGCCAGTCTTTAGATACTTCCATGGGTTTTACACCCCTGGAAGGATTGGTCATGGGTACGCGCTGCGGTGATATTGACCCGGCCATAATAATACACCTTTTGACCCATGAGAACATAACCGCAGAAGACCTCTACATTTTATTAAATAAGAAAAGCGGACTTTTGGGTATATCAGGGCTTACCAATGATATGCGCACGATACTGAAATCAGCAGCTGTCGGCAATGAAAGGGCAAAGCTTGCTATTGATGTTTTTTGTTACAGGATAAAAAAATATATAGCGTCTTATATAGGTGTTTTAAACGGCCTTGACGTTCTTATATTTACCGCGGGTATAGGCGAGAACTCGCCCACTATAAGAGAAAAATCATGCCAGGACCTGGATTACCTGGGAATAAGCCTTGACAATAACTCTAATAATAACGTCATTTCAGAACCGGGTTTAATATCAAAACAAGGTGCAAAGGTGAAAGTAATGGTTATCCCAACCAACGAAGAATTGAAGATTGCAAGAGAGTCAATAAAAGTCTTGACAAACAAATAA
- the rpmF gene encoding 50S ribosomal protein L32, with amino-acid sequence MPNPKKKHSQSRRDSRRAENWKITAKSLSKCSHCGAATMPHRVCPSCGFYDGELIMPKKEKAKQTEQKPEEGKS; translated from the coding sequence ATGCCAAATCCCAAAAAGAAACATTCACAGAGCAGAAGAGACTCCAGGCGGGCAGAGAACTGGAAAATAACAGCAAAGAGCCTGTCAAAGTGCTCTCATTGCGGGGCTGCGACCATGCCTCACCGCGTTTGCCCTTCATGCGGATTTTATGACGGTGAATTGATAATGCCAAAGAAAGAAAAAGCCAAACAAACAGAACAAAAACCTGAAGAGGGCAAATCATAA